A single window of Montipora capricornis isolate CH-2021 chromosome 14, ASM3666992v2, whole genome shotgun sequence DNA harbors:
- the LOC138031829 gene encoding transcriptional regulator ATRX homolog: MSEKMLTEEGLLAVPTTSNDDLLDIGEIDVNVVDETNDEEESNLSEPDPEASQRSPKDAKKKKDKKENRRGTTSDKKYQPQDQKRNQNRKRRYSETLSEERIIEQSEEALKALHKHSQTGTCPKTLQYKARARVRADEAFKTDIKRIMRKTTEQEVVNALIRYHERRIDERKKPLKRQKRPKGTVNKKSKDNKNTHEQNVKEIAENFFKKFNEFKIFMSTMSNKSGEKYACLLTESNLHNKGAQENNKLSKSGSKKRKERKTSKAQAYKRTQLMK; encoded by the coding sequence ATGTCAGAAAAAATGCTAACAGAAGAAGGCCTCCTTGCCGTACCAACGACCTCCAACGATGACCTTCTAGACATTGGCGAAATAGATGTCAATGTTGTCGACGAAACAAACGACGAAGAAGAAAGCAACCTTTCTGAACCTGACCCCGAAGCAAGCCAAAGATCTCCAAAAGACGctaaaaagaagaaagacaAGAAGGAGAACAGACGCGGAACCACCTCTGACAAAAAATATCAACCACAGGAccagaaaagaaatcagaacCGAAAACGCCGCTACAGTGAAACACTGTCGGAAGAAAGAATAATAGAACAATCAGAGGAGGCTTTAAAAGCCCTGCATAAGCATTCCCAAACAGGAACATGCCCAAAGACATTACAATACAAAGCACGAGCACGCGTAAGGGCAGATGAAGCCTTTAAAACAGACATTAAAAGGATCATGAGAAAAACAACAGAACAAGAGGTGGTGAACGCCCTAATCAGGTACCATGAAAGGAGAATAGATGAACGCAAAAAACCACTCAAGCGGCAAAAGAGACCGAAAGGAACTGTAAACAAGAAATCAAAGGACAATAAGAACACTCATGAGCAAAATGTAAAAGAGATAGCTGAAAACTTCTTTAAAAAGTTCAACGAGTTTAAAATCTTCATGAGCACAATGTCAAATAAAAGTGGTGAAAAGTATGCCTGTCTACTTACTGAGTCCAACTTACATAACAAGGGTGCacaggaaaacaacaaactGTCGAAATCGGGCAGCAAAAAGCGTAAAGAACGCAAAACCTCAAAAGCACAAGCTTATAAAAGAACACAGCTCATGAAATAA